The following nucleotide sequence is from Tardiphaga sp. 709.
CGTGGCGAAATTCGTGCGTCATCCGGCGGCAGTCAAACTGTTCGACGTGCTTCCTGCGGAAACCGGCACCATCGGCCTCGGCTGGGGCATCACCGGCATGCGCGCGGTTTTCGCGGTCAGGGATCTCAACACGCTCGCTGACATCAAGGGCATGAAGCTGCGTATCAATCCGACGCCGGTCTATCGCGACTTCTACTCATCGCTCGGCGCCGCACCGACGCCGATTCCGACGCCGCAGGTGTTCGACGCCATGTCGAACGGCCAGGTCGATGGTCTTGAAGCCGATCTGGAATTCTCCTGGAACCAGCGCTTCGACAAGGTGTCGAAGTCGATCCTGCAGATGAATGCCGTCTTCATGCCGATGGCCGCGGTCGTGTCCGGCCGCGTCTGGCAGTCGCTGCCCGCCGCCGACAAGGAGCTGATCACCAAGGCGGTGAAGTCGACGCTTGATGCGCAGATCGACGAATTGGCTGCTGGCGAGCCGGCACTGATCGAGAATTTCAAGGGCACGTCGGTGCCGGTGCGTCAGGTGGCCGTCAAGGATACCGAAGCCGTCATCGCCGAATTCGACAAGATCTGGCTGCCCAAAGCGCCTGTGCTCGCCGAGCTGCGCAAGGTCGGCGCGACGATCTGATCCTCAATTCCACCCCATCGTCCTCATCAACCGGCGCGCTATGCGCGCCGGCATCACACGGAGTTTTGCCATGAGTCCCCGTATTTCCTGGGAAGGT
It contains:
- a CDS encoding TRAP transporter substrate-binding protein, giving the protein MTISRRRFLAASAAASVFAPSLALAQAKELRLGLITPNGHSWNKAALKLADQLKEETKGRLTMTVFHSGQLGNEAAMMQQLQTGALDMGFIQAAELGSRVPHIAAINAPYIVRSTPAVAKFVRHPAAVKLFDVLPAETGTIGLGWGITGMRAVFAVRDLNTLADIKGMKLRINPTPVYRDFYSSLGAAPTPIPTPQVFDAMSNGQVDGLEADLEFSWNQRFDKVSKSILQMNAVFMPMAAVVSGRVWQSLPAADKELITKAVKSTLDAQIDELAAGEPALIENFKGTSVPVRQVAVKDTEAVIAEFDKIWLPKAPVLAELRKVGATI